The sequence below is a genomic window from Macadamia integrifolia cultivar HAES 741 chromosome 1, SCU_Mint_v3, whole genome shotgun sequence.
GTTTCAAGGAATGGTAGTTTCTTTAGAATTGGAGGCAATTGCTTACAGTTACTACACCTAGAAAGTTCCAAGAAAATAAGATTGGAAAAGAACATGACGTCTGCATTACTACCCATCCAATTGGGGTACTCGGCCCCAGGGTAGTccctaatttttagtttctcaAGGTTTGGGTGCGGTTGGAGACTTTCTAGCACATCCTTCATCCTCCTCGATAACATATCTCCTccaaaaatttcttcttctccttcttcttcttttgttttacctttcccatcaacttcttcttcatcttcatcttcatctacaTCAATGATATCCTCATTAACTCGTGAAAGACTAGTAGATTGGCTAAAATAGAAATGCACCGCACGAAGGTGATGCTTATTCACCAAGCATGCCATCTTAGCCTCATTTTCATCTTCCACTCTCCCCAAACCTTTTATACGTAGAGAACCTTTTAAGAAGTTAAGATCTTTTAATTCTCCAATCTTACATCCTCCTCCTTTTACCCCACCAACAATGAAGTCTGACAAACCACATAGCCTACTTAATCTCCCAAATCCTTCTGGTAAGTAGCTCAGTCTAAGAGTTTCTGTCAAATCAAGATTTAACAAATTGACCATTCGCCCAATCCCTTCAGGTAGTTTGAAAAGATTCTTGCATGCGGACAGTTCCAGTACTTGCAAATTGTACATACTAGTCAGTGTTTCAGGTAGTTCTCTAACCCTTGCCCCGGCCAAGTTGAGGTATTTTAGATGTACCAATTTCTCTATCTCATTTGGAAGCTCTTCAAGGTAAGTACCCCCCAAATCTAGTGTCCTCAAACATGTTAAGTGACAAAATAGCTCAGAAGAAACTAAAGGAATCTGTCCATTGATTTTAAGGGTGCGCAACTTCGTTGCCTTGTGAATGAAAGAAGGAATCATATTTGTCTTTTCTATTAATAGAAATAAATGGCGGACTTCAGTAAAGCTCAACTCCTGAGCATTAGTATCTTTAATCTTCAAAACGAAGCATTCCTTCTCTACAAGGGATTTTGCAAAATCATAGACAAGATCATTCATTTGGTAATATTCAAATTTACCTTTCGAATATCTAAcgtctttttgaaaaaatgagcACATGACCAAATCATTGAAATAATCATCACCTACTTCATCCAAATCTCCACCGCTCGCTTCTGACTTGTCACTAAGAAATCCTTGTGCGATCCATTCTCTGATTGTGGGTAATTTGCCAAATAAGTAACCTTTTGGGATGAGAGAACAATACACAAAGCACTGTTTCAAATGAGAGGGCAAATCACCATAATAGCTTTGTAACCTAGCCGACAAGAATGTTTTATCAAAACGGGATAACCTCCATGCATCATTTTCCAACACATATTGCCAATCATTTTTCAACTTTTTGGAATATAAAAGACTTCCTAATGTCTTTGCAAAAAGAGGAAATCCATTACACTTCTTTACGAGTTTCATGCCAATTTCTTCCAATTTCTTGCACTCATCTTTTTTCCCTCCACCAAAGGCATGATACCTCAACAATGACCAACAACTTTCATCAGACAATGTTCCTAACCTATGGACATTTGTTCTATCCATCATGTCTGCAACCCTCTGATTGCATGTTGTAACAATAATTCTACTTTTTGGAGAAACAAATCTAAGAAAATGCTTGAATGGATTCCACTCCATGGCATTCACATCCCACACATCGTCTAGCACAAGTAGAAAAGGCTCACGGGATATAGAGGTAAACAATTGATGACACACAACTTCCCATGAAATATTTCCGCCATAGGGGATATGTATATCATTGTTCCCACCAACTTCTTTAAGAATTTCTATGCCTACCTTCACTTTATCAAAAGATTTAGACACATATATCCACCTTCTCTTATTAAAATGAGTTTTCACATTATGATCATTGAAGGCAAGTTGGGCAAGTGTTGTTTTACCCATACCACCAATGCCTACAATGGTAATAATTGGGACTCTAGAAACCATATGTTGACTGCCGTCGTTTAGCAACAACTTTTTTATTATAGTTTCTCTATCCTCGTCACGACCAAAGACCTCGGTGACATCAACTAAGGAGCTAGTTTCTAATCTCCTCCTTGACTCATCTGTAATTTCATTTCCAGTGATttcaacaaaacaaaatttgtCTTTCTCACTTGAAACATCTTCTAGTCATCGTTTATCTTACGACTAATATCACGGTGCAAACTGATTCTCTTGAAAGAAAAGCGAGGAGAAAACAAGTTGCTGGGACATACCTTCTTATTATTCGGGCTCATGCGAACATCTTCAACTCCCACTATTTGTGATTTGAGAATTTCAGTCTTCCACTCATCCAACACATCATCAATGTCACAGGCTACATCTTTCAGATAATGTAACCAAAATCGCACTGAATTTTCTGTGAACTGCCTCTCTTCAGCATCCTTGAGCACACCCTGGATTTCTGTCAAAATACGAGAGAGCCTGTCGACGTCCTTTTTCATACCCACAACCAGTCGTACCTCTTGTTTGATATCCTTTTTAATGATCATTGTGGCCAATTGTTGGATGACATTGGAAACAAGAGCTTCAACCATTGTTGGTATAATAATCCAAGTAGGAAAGAGATGAATGTTCAATGGAAGACAAAGAGGGATCAATCGATTTGGGTTAGAATAAGGTTGAGGACTTGAGTGATCCTTTCGGCTCCCCCATCCATGTTAAAAATAGAGAAGATTAATGATCTCTTGCTTGATCGATGGAGATCGAAACCAGAATCTTTCTTGGAGTgtaacttcttctcttcctcaattCTTTCATTAGAATGTCGTTGCCAAGTGAGAATTAAAGCATGACGTGCTGTACCATGAAGGTATTGGtaccttgcttctttttttgggtaaattacCTTGCTTCCATTCATGTTAAAATAAgcaagaggaggaagagaggtGTTGGTGAGTTAATCAATAGGTCTTGAGtgatccttacaaatcccccaTTCATGTTAAATAGAGAGCATTGATCTCTTGTTTCAAGAAGAAACTAGAATCATTCTTGGAGTCTACTTTTTCTCCTATATTGATACCTTGCTCCTCATTcgtgttaaaaaaaatattattattattattatcgtCTTTCAAGAGATTTAAAACCTTGCTCCTCATTTGTTTTAAAATGAGTATAGGCAAGGGAACATTGCCCAGCGGCTCACCAGCGTGCACCCAATGGGAGGCCCATACATGAGCTTCTTCAACACTGGCAGCATAGTCTTTCTGCCCTCTTATGTCTAGTTGTGTACCTGCGTTAGTGGACAGAATTCTTTTATCCAATGAGTATATATTCCACTATCCTAATCTTGCTTCCTTTGATTGCttcctttgatttgatttctttaGGGAAGGGATTCATCCTCTTTTACTTTTGTTGTGAGGAAGATATGATAGAGACATGGACCTCATAAGATCATAGGGAAAATATTGAGATTTCAAAGATGGACAACGGATTTCAATGTCAACAAACGAAAGGACTCGCATAAACTGATTCGGATCCGTATTCCAAACCTTCCTCAGCAAGAATGGGAAGATTCAACATTCCTCTCTCTCGCTAAGGTGGTTGGGACCCCAATCTAAACTGATCATTAAACCAAGGTTTCGGTGTATAGCCAATATGCCAAGACTTGTGTGGATTATGATATATCCAAACACTGTAGGAAATGTACACTTACGGACATGGTGAGAAAATCATCATTACCTGTTTTCTATTGGGAGATGCGTTTGAGGACAACAGTTTACATTTTGAATAAGGTGCCGAGTAAGTCAAATCCTAAGACCCCACATGAATTATGAAATAGTAGAAAACCTaacattttgttttattttattataattatttcttGGCTTAAACAtcatttgaatgaaaaaaaaaaattaaagaataataCAAGGAAAAATGGCCCCATAACCCAAAAAACGCCTACAAAATAGGCGGTTTCCCCCTCCTATGATGAAGCCATTTGCGGGGCAAAATCACCTAACATAAAATAAAGCCAATCCCAAGAGATAGTAAATCCAAGGATAAAAAACATTTATATTCCATTAGAGGATTCAACCAATCACTTTTGCACGAGGCGATACAGTTATTCTTTTGACTACCTTCTCCGAATTAACCTTTCACTTTCCCATTCTTTGTTTAACTTTCTCGTAGTCATTGAGCTCTTCCCATAGCCTAGTTGACTCATCGACATTAGTAATTTTAGACTCCACTAAGCAAATCATGGCTACATGTTTGGGttatgtgcaatggaaatgggACCTTATAACCCAAGATGTGAAAGCTTGATACTAGAACCATCAGTGGAAACTTTAGTAGTTATTCTGAAATGTCGACAGgctatagattctattgtccatCTTACTCTACCAAAGTTGTTGAATGTGAGTGAGTAGTTTTCTTTGATGATGACTTGGGTGTTCATGTCACTCAAATATGGAGTTTTCACTTTTGAGAAGGAGCGTGTTACTGTGCTTGTATCCCAATTGCCACTCTCCACCGTTGTTTGTCCAGTGGTTGAGCAAGTAGTGGTTTGTATTaacaaggttcaaggtatcgggtttcaacctctggggagaccgaaatttcagtAAAATCTTAGAAAATTTCGAGGATACCGGGGAATTTTTCCCGGTATGGTgaaaacttaggtttcgactcccaaaatatatatattttttttgtctgattttttgtatacaacctattttaaacatttctaacacattcacatcattagtttcatataaaaaaaaaagtataaagtCTTatttgtgtggtgaaccaaaggttcgataatcattatGCTGACTTGTTagcttaaattctgaaactttactacataatgactatatatagtctacaatctatatcaaaacataagacataatccaaatgatctaaaatagataaaaatattgcATCATTGACAGTTATCTATTGACACTgaacagtagtgactcaattactcaacactcccaagtagtgactaaattctaagtagagtgtctaggcggttccatccaagtagtgactcactaccctcaaggcaagaatgttatcttttctaa
It includes:
- the LOC122071851 gene encoding putative disease resistance protein RGA3 encodes the protein MVSRVPIITIVGIGGMGKTTLAQLAFNDHNVKTHFNKRRWIYVSKSFDKVKVGIEILKEVGGNNDIHIPYGGNISWEVVCHQLFTSISREPFLLVLDDVWDVNAMEWNPFKHFLRFVSPKSRIIVTTCNQRVADMMDRTNVHRLGTLSDESCWSLLRYHAFGGGKKDECKKLEEIGMKLVKKCNGFPLFAKTLGSLLYSKKLKNDWQYVLENDAWRLSRFDKTFLSARLQSYYGDLPSHLKQCFVYCSLIPKGYLFGKLPTIREWIAQGFLSDKSEASGGDLDEVGDDYFNDLVMCSFFQKDVRYSKGKFEYYQMNDLVYDFAKSLVEKECFVLKIKDTNAQELSFTEVRHLFLLIEKTNMIPSFIHKATKLRTLKINGQIPLVSSELFCHLTCLRTLDLGGTYLEELPNEIEKLVHLKYLNLAGARVRELPETLTSMYNLQVLELSACKNLFKLPEGIGRMVNLLNLDLTETLRLSYLPEGFGRLSRLCGLSDFIVGGVKGGGCKIGELKDLNFLKGSLRIKGLGRVEDENEAKMACLVNKHHLRAVHFYFSQSTSLSRVNEDIIDVDEDEDEEEVDGKGKTKEEEGEEEIFGGDMLSRRMKDVLESLQPHPNLEKLKIRDYPGAEYPNWMGSNADVMFFSNLIFLELSRCSNCKQLPPILKKLPFLETLVLAKMGKVKSIGVEFFAIDNATESLPKKDSAIGSDNKVDIIFPKLKVFQLDAMWNLKEWDMGVQYGKKFIFMPCLQYLLLIELPKLKSFPPHLTQATSLRKLFIWECPKLTWMPSPSSHLPSLDVEELVLKENAGSFSKTFVSNNHMFLPKLKLLCVRKSPYSSLPEGLGQLTSLQILDIRTCSKIKSIPERELQHLTALQELKIMRCRNLKLCFLKEICENWSKISHIPKIFIDGEKIEQVVTSRLTRDGGKRSGQDTIDHILDER